In the genome of Pseudomonas sp. P5_109, one region contains:
- a CDS encoding cysteine desulfurase — protein sequence MMMLSPWRADFPAIAALQRQGQTYLDNAATTQKPQALLDALAHYYANGAANVHRAQHLPGAHATQAFEDSRRKVAQWLNAGDCGQIIFTHGATSALNLLAYGLEHLFNPGDEIVISALEHHANLLPWQQLAHRRDLKLVILPLDADGVIDLAAAADLIGPRTRLLAVSQLSNVIGAWQPLPELLALAKEHNALTVIDGAQGVVHGRHDVQALGCDFYVFSSHKLYGPDGLGVLFGRNTALQQLRPWQFGGEMVLDANYHDARFRPAPLGFEAGTPPVSSVIGLGATLDYLAGLDQDALSAHEAALHACLLKGLEARNGIRLLGKPQVALASFTVEGVHNSDLAHLLTEQGIAVRAGHHCAMPLLKRFELAGAIRVSLALYNDSEDLERFFQALDQALELLR from the coding sequence ATGATGATGCTCTCCCCCTGGCGCGCCGATTTCCCGGCCATCGCCGCCCTGCAACGGCAAGGCCAGACCTATCTGGACAACGCCGCCACCACGCAAAAACCTCAAGCCCTGCTGGATGCCTTGGCGCATTACTACGCCAACGGCGCGGCCAACGTGCATCGGGCGCAGCATTTGCCCGGCGCCCACGCCACCCAGGCCTTCGAGGACAGTCGCCGCAAAGTCGCGCAATGGCTCAATGCTGGCGATTGTGGCCAGATCATTTTTACCCACGGCGCGACGTCCGCGCTGAATCTCCTGGCCTACGGCCTGGAACATCTTTTCAATCCGGGCGACGAGATTGTCATCAGCGCCCTGGAGCATCACGCCAACCTGCTGCCGTGGCAGCAACTGGCGCACCGTCGCGACCTTAAACTGGTGATCCTGCCGCTGGATGCCGACGGCGTGATCGACCTTGCAGCGGCCGCCGATTTGATCGGCCCACGCACACGCCTGTTGGCCGTCAGCCAGTTGTCCAACGTGATTGGCGCCTGGCAGCCGCTGCCCGAATTGCTGGCACTGGCCAAGGAGCACAACGCCCTGACCGTAATCGACGGCGCCCAGGGCGTGGTCCACGGCCGCCACGACGTGCAAGCATTGGGCTGCGATTTCTATGTGTTCTCGAGCCACAAGCTCTACGGTCCCGATGGCCTGGGCGTGCTGTTCGGGCGCAATACCGCGCTGCAACAGCTGCGTCCCTGGCAGTTCGGCGGTGAGATGGTGCTGGATGCCAATTATCACGACGCACGCTTTCGCCCGGCCCCGCTGGGTTTCGAGGCCGGGACGCCGCCAGTGTCCAGTGTGATCGGCCTGGGAGCGACCCTGGATTACCTCGCCGGGCTCGATCAGGACGCCTTGTCCGCCCATGAAGCGGCACTGCATGCCTGCCTGCTCAAGGGTCTTGAAGCGCGCAACGGCATTCGCCTGCTGGGCAAGCCGCAGGTGGCACTGGCCAGCTTCACCGTCGAAGGTGTGCATAACTCCGACCTGGCGCATTTGCTGACCGAACAAGGGATCGCAGTGCGTGCCGGCCATCACTGCGCCATGCCGCTGCTTAAACGCTTTGAACTGGCCGGAGCGATTCGGGTGTCGTTGGCGCTGTACAACGACTCCGAAGACCTGGAGCGGTTCTTTCAAGCCCTGGATCAGGCACTGGAGCTATTGCGATGA
- the dapD gene encoding 2,3,4,5-tetrahydropyridine-2,6-dicarboxylate N-succinyltransferase gives MSTTLFSLAFGVGTQNRQGAWLEVFYAAPVLKPSAEVVAAIAPILGYTEGNQAIAFSTAQASQLAEALKGVDAAQAALLTRLAESHKPLVATLLAEDAQLSSTPEAYLKLHLLSHRLVKPHGLNLAGIFPLLPNVAWTSQGAVDLSELAELQLEARLRGELLEVFSVDKFPKMTDYVVPAGVRIADAARLRLGAYVGEGTTVMHEGFINFNAGTEGPGMIEGRVSAGVFVGKGSDLGGGCSTMGTLSGGGNIVIKVGEGCLIGANAGIGIPLGDRNTVESGLYVTAGTKVALLDENNQLVKVVKARELAGQPDLLFRRNSETGAVECKTHKSAIELNEALHAHN, from the coding sequence ATGTCTACTACCCTGTTCAGCCTGGCCTTCGGCGTCGGCACTCAAAACCGTCAAGGCGCATGGCTGGAAGTGTTCTACGCCGCCCCGGTTCTCAAGCCTTCGGCTGAGGTCGTCGCCGCTATCGCCCCGATCCTGGGCTACACCGAAGGCAATCAGGCCATCGCGTTCAGCACTGCCCAAGCCTCGCAACTGGCCGAAGCGCTCAAAGGCGTCGACGCTGCCCAGGCTGCCCTGCTGACCCGCCTGGCCGAAAGCCACAAGCCACTGGTCGCCACACTGCTGGCCGAAGATGCCCAGCTGTCGTCCACTCCCGAGGCCTACCTCAAGCTGCACCTGCTGAGCCATCGCCTGGTCAAGCCCCACGGCCTGAACCTGGCCGGGATCTTCCCGCTGCTGCCGAACGTGGCCTGGACCAGCCAGGGCGCTGTCGACCTGAGCGAACTGGCCGAGCTGCAACTCGAAGCCCGTCTGCGCGGCGAACTGCTGGAAGTGTTCTCGGTGGACAAGTTCCCGAAAATGACCGACTACGTGGTTCCGGCCGGCGTGCGTATCGCTGACGCCGCGCGTCTGCGCCTGGGCGCTTACGTGGGCGAAGGCACCACCGTGATGCACGAAGGCTTCATCAACTTCAACGCCGGCACCGAAGGCCCGGGCATGATCGAAGGCCGCGTATCCGCTGGCGTATTCGTCGGCAAGGGTTCGGACCTGGGCGGCGGCTGCTCGACCATGGGCACCCTGTCGGGCGGCGGCAACATCGTGATCAAGGTCGGCGAAGGCTGCCTGATCGGCGCCAATGCCGGTATCGGCATTCCGTTGGGCGACCGCAACACCGTCGAGTCGGGCCTGTACGTGACCGCCGGCACCAAAGTCGCGCTGCTGGACGAAAACAATCAGCTGGTCAAAGTGGTCAAGGCCCGTGAACTGGCTGGCCAGCCGGACCTGCTGTTCCGTCGCAATTCGGAAACCGGTGCCGTGGAATGCAAAACCCACAAATCGGCGATCGAACTGAACGAAGCGCTGCACGCTCACAACTAA
- a CDS encoding ArsC family reductase, which yields MTVSSKTLHLFGIKACDTMKKARTWLDEHAVSYDFHDYKAVGIDREHLTQWCNEHGWEVVLNRAGTTFRKLEDERKADLDQSKAIELMLAQPSMIKRPVLDLGDRTLIGFKPDIYAAALK from the coding sequence TTGACCGTTTCAAGCAAAACGTTGCACCTTTTCGGCATCAAAGCCTGCGACACCATGAAAAAGGCGCGCACCTGGCTCGATGAACACGCTGTCAGCTATGACTTTCATGATTACAAAGCGGTCGGTATCGACCGTGAACACCTGACCCAATGGTGCAACGAGCACGGCTGGGAAGTGGTGTTGAACCGTGCAGGCACGACCTTTCGCAAGCTCGAAGACGAACGTAAAGCCGATCTCGACCAGTCGAAAGCCATCGAACTGATGCTCGCACAACCCTCGATGATCAAGCGCCCGGTGCTCGATCTCGGTGACCGAACCCTGATTGGCTTCAAGCCAGATATCTACGCGGCCGCGCTCAAGTAA
- a CDS encoding Na+/H+ antiporter, with protein sequence MQTAYTVLILLMLVGVSRLIGRVIPLPLPLVQIAAGALLAWPTLGLHVALDPELFLFLFLPPLLFSDGWRMPKREFWHLRGPILTLAVGLVLFTVVGAGYFIHWLLPGVPLPVAFALAAVLSPTDAVAVSAISRNRLPTPLMHILQGEALMNDASGLVTFKFALVAAVTGVFSLANASLTFVLVAVGGLAVGVALSWLVGRLRAWMIARGWDDPATHVVFMLLLPFAAYVLAERMEVSGILSAVAAGMMQSWLDLLPRQTNTRLLNRSVWSLLEFAFNGLIFLLLGLQLPDIIKAVASHETSLWPTLLYRGLDVVAIFLVLLALRFVWVQSIWRLSVLLRRLRGKGEVTQVPTARSCWLLTVGGVRGAVTLAGVMSVPLLMGGEVFPERDLLIFIAAGVILLSLIAACIALPMLLRGIEASPDDKRRNEVRDAWRKTAEAAIHALEAEEVNPQDAAQSALAAELKARIMSEYRHQLEVFNDSAEAQALAFQMDLLERRLRLKALRAQRLELYSLSRHHQIGDDVLREVLGELDLSEAKLGQVK encoded by the coding sequence ATGCAAACCGCTTACACCGTCCTGATCCTGTTGATGCTGGTCGGCGTTTCGCGCCTGATCGGACGGGTGATTCCGTTGCCGTTGCCGCTGGTGCAAATCGCCGCAGGGGCCTTGCTCGCCTGGCCGACGCTGGGTTTGCATGTGGCCCTGGATCCCGAGTTGTTCCTGTTTCTGTTCCTGCCGCCGCTGTTGTTCTCCGACGGCTGGCGCATGCCCAAGCGCGAATTCTGGCACCTGCGCGGCCCGATCCTGACCCTGGCGGTGGGCCTGGTGCTGTTTACCGTGGTCGGCGCCGGGTATTTCATTCATTGGCTACTGCCCGGCGTGCCGTTGCCGGTAGCGTTTGCCCTGGCGGCCGTGCTGTCGCCGACGGATGCGGTGGCGGTGTCGGCCATCTCCCGCAATAGGCTGCCCACACCTTTGATGCACATCTTGCAGGGCGAGGCGCTGATGAACGATGCCTCGGGCCTGGTGACGTTCAAGTTTGCGCTGGTGGCGGCGGTGACCGGTGTGTTCTCGCTGGCCAATGCCAGCCTGACGTTTGTGCTGGTGGCGGTGGGCGGCCTGGCCGTGGGGGTGGCCTTGAGCTGGCTGGTTGGCCGTCTGCGCGCATGGATGATTGCCCGTGGTTGGGATGATCCGGCGACGCACGTGGTGTTCATGTTGCTGCTGCCGTTTGCCGCCTACGTGCTGGCCGAACGCATGGAAGTGTCGGGCATCCTCTCGGCGGTGGCGGCGGGGATGATGCAGAGCTGGCTCGATCTGTTGCCGCGCCAGACCAATACGCGTTTGCTCAACCGAAGTGTCTGGTCACTGCTGGAGTTCGCCTTCAACGGCTTGATCTTCCTGCTGTTGGGCCTGCAGTTGCCGGACATCATCAAGGCCGTGGCCAGTCACGAAACCTCGCTATGGCCAACGTTGCTGTATCGCGGGCTGGACGTGGTGGCGATTTTCCTGGTGCTGCTGGCCTTGCGCTTCGTCTGGGTGCAGAGCATCTGGCGTTTGTCGGTGCTGCTGCGGCGTTTGCGCGGCAAGGGCGAAGTGACCCAGGTGCCGACAGCGCGATCCTGTTGGTTGCTGACCGTGGGCGGCGTGCGCGGGGCCGTGACGCTGGCGGGTGTGATGTCGGTGCCGTTGTTGATGGGCGGGGAAGTGTTTCCTGAGCGCGACCTGCTGATCTTCATCGCTGCCGGGGTGATTCTTTTGTCGCTGATCGCTGCGTGCATCGCGTTGCCGATGTTGCTGCGGGGCATCGAAGCAAGCCCCGATGACAAGCGGCGTAATGAGGTGCGCGACGCCTGGCGCAAAACCGCCGAAGCGGCCATTCATGCCCTTGAGGCAGAAGAGGTCAACCCGCAGGACGCCGCTCAGTCCGCGCTGGCCGCTGAGCTAAAGGCACGGATAATGTCTGAATATCGGCACCAGTTGGAGGTGTTCAACGATTCCGCTGAAGCCCAGGCCCTGGCCTTTCAGATGGACTTGCTGGAGCGCCGTCTGCGTTTGAAGGCGTTGCGGGCGCAACGCCTGGAGTTGTACAGCCTCAGCCGTCATCACCAGATCGGCGATGACGTGTTGCGTGAGGTGTTGGGGGAACTGGATCTGAGTGAGGCGAAACTTGGCCAGGTGAAATAA
- the dapC gene encoding succinyldiaminopimelate transaminase: MNNALSQLQPYPFEKLRALLGSVTPNPDKRPIALSIGEPKHRSPSFVAEALASNLEKMAVYPTTLGIPELREAIAAWCERRFGVPNGWIDPARNVLPVNGTREALFAFTQTVVNRGDDALVVSPNPFYQIYEGAAFLAGAKPHYLPCLDENGFNPDFDAVSPDIWKRCQILFLCSPGNPTGALIPVETLKKLIALADEHDFVIAADECYSELYFDEQTPPPGLLSACAELGRKDFKRCVVFHSLSKRSNLPGLRSGFVAGDADILKGFLLYRTYHGCAMPVQTQLASVAAWNDEVHVRANRALYREKFDAVLEILSPVMDVQRPDGSFYLWPNVAGDDAAFCRDLFEQEHVTVVPGSYLSRDVDGVNPGAGRVRMALVAPLAECVEAAERIRDFIQRRK, translated from the coding sequence ATGAACAACGCTCTGTCCCAGCTCCAGCCTTACCCCTTCGAAAAGCTCCGCGCCCTGCTCGGCAGCGTCACGCCCAACCCGGATAAGCGTCCGATCGCGCTGTCCATCGGCGAGCCGAAACACCGTTCGCCAAGCTTTGTCGCCGAGGCCCTGGCCAGCAATCTGGAAAAAATGGCGGTGTACCCGACCACCCTCGGTATCCCGGAGCTGCGTGAAGCCATTGCCGCCTGGTGCGAGCGTCGTTTCGGCGTGCCGAACGGCTGGATCGATCCGGCGCGCAACGTGCTGCCGGTCAACGGCACCCGCGAAGCGCTGTTCGCCTTCACCCAGACCGTGGTCAACCGTGGCGACGACGCGCTGGTGGTCAGCCCGAACCCGTTCTACCAGATCTACGAAGGCGCGGCGTTCCTCGCCGGGGCCAAGCCGCATTACCTGCCGTGCCTGGACGAAAACGGTTTCAATCCGGATTTCGACGCCGTCTCGCCGGACATCTGGAAACGCTGCCAGATCCTGTTCCTGTGCTCGCCAGGCAATCCGACCGGTGCATTGATTCCGGTGGAAACCCTGAAAAAGCTGATCGCCCTGGCCGATGAACACGACTTCGTGATCGCCGCGGACGAGTGCTACAGCGAGCTGTACTTCGACGAACAAACCCCGCCACCAGGCCTGCTCAGCGCTTGCGCGGAACTGGGCCGCAAGGACTTCAAGCGCTGCGTGGTGTTCCACAGCCTGTCCAAGCGTTCGAACCTGCCAGGCCTGCGTTCGGGCTTTGTCGCCGGTGACGCCGACATCCTCAAGGGTTTCCTGCTCTACCGCACCTACCACGGCTGCGCCATGCCGGTTCAAACGCAACTGGCCAGCGTTGCCGCCTGGAATGACGAAGTGCACGTGCGCGCCAACCGTGCGCTGTATCGCGAGAAGTTCGATGCGGTGCTGGAAATCCTCAGCCCGGTCATGGACGTACAGCGGCCGGATGGCAGTTTCTACCTGTGGCCGAATGTGGCGGGGGACGATGCTGCATTCTGCCGCGACCTGTTCGAACAGGAACACGTGACCGTGGTGCCGGGTTCTTACCTGTCGCGGGATGTGGATGGCGTCAACCCGGGTGCCGGGCGCGTGCGCATGGCGCTGGTTGCGCCGCTTGCCGAGTGTGTCGAAGCTGCAGAGCGCATTCGCGACTTCATTCAACGTCGCAAATAA
- a CDS encoding [protein-PII] uridylyltransferase, with protein sequence MPQVDPELFDRGQFQAELALKASPIAAFKKAIRQAREVLDTRFRGGRDIRRLIEDRAWFVDNILQKAWNQFDWSEDADIALVAVGGYGRGELHPYSDIDLLILLDSADHEVFRDSIERFLTLLWDIGLEVGQSVRSVDECAVEARADLTVVTNLMESRTIAGPEHLRQRMLDVTSTAHMWPSKDFFLAKRAEQKARHHKYNDTEYNLEPNVKGSPGGLRDIQTILWVARRQYGTLNLRALAGEGFLVESENALLASSQEFLWKVRYALHMLAGRSEDRLLFDHQRTIAGLLGFKGDDAKQAIENFMQQYYRVVMSIAQLSDLIIQHFEEVILAPEDEAPAQPINSRFQLHDGYIEARNDNVFRRTPFAMLEIFVLMAQQPEIKGVRADTIRLLRENRHLIDDDFRNDIRNTSLFIELFKCKIGIHRNLRRMNRYGILGRYLPEFGFIVGQMQHDLFHIYTVDAHTLNLIKHLRKLQYTQVSEKFPLASKLMGKLPKPELIYMAGLYHDIGKGRHGDHSDIGAVDAEAFCQRHQLPVWDSRLIVWLVQNHLVMSTTAQRKDLSDPQVIHDFAQIVGDETRLDYLYVLTVADINATNPTLWNSWRASLLRQLYTETKRALRRGLENPVDREEQIRQTQSAALDILVRGGTDPDDVEQLWAQLGDDYFLRHTAGDVAWHSDAILQQPADGGPLVLIKETTQREFEGGTQIFIYAPDQHDFFAVTVAAMDQLNLNIHDARVITSSSQFTLDTYIVLDTDGDSIGDNPARVKQIRDGLTEALRNPDDYPTIIQRRVPRQLKHFAFAPQVTIHNDAQRPVTVLELTAPDRPGLLARIGTIFLEFDLSLQNAKIATLGERVEDVFFITDANNQPLSDPLLCSRLQDAIVEQLSVNQEPDIKLSRISI encoded by the coding sequence ATGCCGCAGGTGGATCCCGAACTCTTCGACCGCGGCCAGTTCCAGGCTGAACTGGCCCTGAAGGCAAGCCCGATCGCGGCCTTCAAGAAGGCGATCCGCCAGGCCCGCGAAGTGCTCGACACGCGCTTTCGCGGCGGCCGCGACATTCGCCGGCTGATTGAGGATCGCGCCTGGTTCGTCGACAACATCCTGCAAAAGGCCTGGAACCAGTTCGACTGGAGCGAGGACGCCGACATCGCCCTGGTCGCGGTCGGCGGCTACGGCCGTGGTGAATTGCATCCTTACTCCGATATCGATCTGCTGATCCTGCTGGACAGCGCCGACCACGAAGTTTTCCGCGATTCCATCGAGCGTTTCCTGACGCTGTTGTGGGACATTGGCCTGGAGGTCGGTCAGAGCGTTCGCTCGGTCGACGAGTGCGCCGTCGAGGCTCGCGCCGACCTGACGGTTGTCACCAACCTGATGGAAAGCCGCACCATCGCTGGCCCCGAACATTTGCGCCAGCGCATGCTGGATGTCACCAGCACCGCACACATGTGGCCGAGCAAGGACTTCTTCCTGGCCAAGCGTGCCGAACAAAAGGCCCGCCACCACAAATACAACGACACCGAATACAACCTGGAACCCAACGTCAAGGGCTCGCCCGGCGGCCTGCGGGATATCCAGACGATCCTGTGGGTAGCCCGTCGCCAGTACGGCACCCTGAACCTGCGGGCACTGGCTGGCGAAGGATTCCTGGTCGAGAGCGAAAACGCCCTGCTCGCCTCTTCCCAGGAGTTCCTGTGGAAGGTGCGTTATGCCCTGCACATGCTTGCCGGCCGCTCCGAAGACCGCCTGCTGTTCGATCACCAGCGCACCATTGCCGGGCTGCTGGGCTTCAAAGGCGACGACGCCAAGCAAGCCATCGAAAACTTCATGCAACAGTATTATCGGGTAGTGATGAGCATCGCCCAGCTCAGCGACCTGATCATCCAGCACTTTGAAGAGGTCATCCTCGCACCGGAGGACGAAGCGCCCGCGCAGCCGATCAACTCGCGCTTCCAGTTGCATGACGGCTACATCGAAGCACGCAACGATAACGTGTTCCGCCGCACGCCGTTCGCCATGCTGGAAATCTTCGTATTGATGGCCCAACAGCCGGAAATCAAGGGCGTGCGCGCCGACACCATTCGTCTGCTGCGGGAAAACCGCCACCTGATCGACGACGACTTCCGCAACGATATTCGCAACACCAGCCTGTTTATCGAACTGTTCAAATGCAAGATCGGTATCCACCGCAACCTGCGGCGGATGAACCGTTACGGCATCCTGGGGCGTTATCTGCCCGAGTTCGGCTTTATCGTCGGGCAGATGCAGCATGACCTGTTCCACATCTATACCGTCGACGCGCACACCCTGAACCTGATCAAACACCTGCGTAAGTTGCAGTACACCCAGGTGTCGGAAAAATTCCCGCTGGCCAGCAAGCTCATGGGCAAGCTGCCCAAACCCGAGCTGATCTACATGGCCGGCCTGTACCACGACATCGGCAAAGGCCGGCATGGCGACCACTCGGACATCGGCGCGGTCGACGCCGAGGCGTTTTGCCAGCGCCATCAGCTGCCAGTGTGGGACAGCCGCCTGATCGTGTGGCTGGTGCAAAACCACCTGGTGATGTCGACCACCGCCCAGCGCAAGGACTTGTCCGACCCGCAGGTGATCCACGATTTCGCCCAGATCGTCGGCGACGAAACCCGCCTCGACTATCTATATGTACTGACCGTCGCCGACATCAACGCCACCAACCCGACGCTGTGGAACTCCTGGCGCGCCAGCCTGTTGCGCCAGCTCTACACCGAGACCAAGCGCGCCCTGCGTCGAGGCCTGGAGAATCCGGTGGACCGCGAAGAGCAGATCCGCCAGACCCAGAGCGCTGCCCTGGATATCCTGGTGCGCGGCGGCACCGACCCGGACGATGTCGAGCAACTCTGGGCGCAGCTGGGTGATGACTATTTCCTGCGTCACACCGCCGGCGACGTGGCCTGGCACAGCGATGCGATCCTCCAGCAACCGGCCGACGGCGGACCGCTGGTACTGATCAAGGAAACCACCCAGCGCGAGTTTGAGGGCGGCACGCAGATCTTCATCTATGCCCCCGACCAGCACGATTTCTTTGCCGTGACCGTGGCGGCGATGGACCAGCTCAACCTGAACATCCATGACGCCCGGGTCATCACCTCCAGCAGCCAGTTCACCCTCGACACCTACATCGTGCTCGACACCGACGGCGACTCGATTGGCGATAACCCGGCGCGGGTCAAACAGATCCGCGACGGCCTGACCGAAGCCCTGCGCAACCCGGACGACTACCCGACCATCATCCAGCGCCGGGTGCCGCGCCAGCTCAAGCATTTCGCCTTTGCGCCGCAGGTGACGATCCACAACGACGCCCAGCGTCCGGTGACGGTGCTGGAGCTCACGGCCCCCGACCGCCCGGGCTTGCTGGCGCGGATTGGCACGATTTTCCTGGAGTTCGACCTGTCGCTGCAAAACGCCAAGATCGCCACCCTCGGCGAGCGCGTGGAGGACGTGTTCTTCATTACCGACGCCAACAATCAGCCGCTGTCCGATCCCCTGCTGTGCAGCCGCCTGCAGGATGCGATCGTCGAACAACTGAGCGTCAACCAGGAACCTGATATCAAACTGTCGCGCATCAGCATCTGA
- the map gene encoding type I methionyl aminopeptidase has product MTVTLKTPEDIAKMRIAGKLAADVLEMIAEHVKPGVTTDQLNQICHDYIVNEQKAIPAPLNYKGYPKSICTSINHVVCHGIPNDKPLKDGDTLNIDVTVIKDGYHGDTSRMFHVGSVPVWAERLSQVTQECMYKAIEIVKPGCRLGDIGEIIQKHAEKNGFSVVREFCGHGIGKVFHEEPQILHYGRAGTGMELKAGMTFTIEPMINQGRADTKVLGDGWTAITKDRKLSAQWEHTLLVTETGYEIFTLRADDTIPRVSA; this is encoded by the coding sequence ATGACCGTCACCCTCAAAACTCCCGAGGATATCGCCAAGATGCGTATCGCCGGCAAACTGGCCGCCGATGTGCTGGAAATGATTGCCGAACATGTCAAGCCGGGCGTTACCACCGATCAACTGAACCAGATCTGCCACGACTACATCGTCAATGAGCAGAAAGCCATCCCTGCCCCGCTCAACTACAAGGGCTATCCGAAGTCGATCTGCACGTCGATCAACCATGTGGTCTGCCACGGCATCCCGAACGACAAGCCGCTCAAGGATGGCGACACCCTGAACATCGACGTCACCGTCATCAAGGACGGTTACCACGGTGACACCAGCCGCATGTTCCACGTCGGCAGCGTGCCGGTCTGGGCCGAGCGCCTGTCCCAGGTGACCCAGGAATGCATGTACAAGGCGATCGAAATCGTCAAGCCCGGCTGCCGCCTGGGCGACATCGGCGAAATCATCCAGAAGCACGCTGAAAAGAACGGCTTCTCGGTGGTTCGCGAATTCTGCGGCCACGGCATCGGCAAGGTGTTCCACGAAGAGCCGCAGATCCTGCACTACGGCCGCGCTGGCACCGGCATGGAACTCAAGGCTGGCATGACCTTCACCATCGAGCCGATGATCAACCAGGGCCGTGCCGACACCAAGGTACTGGGCGACGGCTGGACCGCGATCACCAAGGACCGCAAGCTCTCGGCCCAGTGGGAACACACCCTGCTGGTGACCGAAACCGGCTACGAGATCTTCACCCTGCGCGCCGATGACACCATCCCTCGCGTTTCGGCCTGA
- the rpsB gene encoding 30S ribosomal protein S2 has protein sequence MSQVNMRDMLKAGVHFGHQTRYWNPKMGKYIFGARNKIHIINLEKTLPMFNEALTFVERLAQGKNKILFVGTKRSAGKIVAEEAARCGSPYVDHRWLGGMLTNFKTIRASIKRLRDLEVQAEDGTFAKLTKKEALMRSRDLEKLDRSLGGIKDMGGLPDALFVIDVDHERIAITEANKLGIPVIGVVDTNSSPEGVDYIIPGNDDAIRAIQLYMGSMADAVIRGRNNVAGGTVEFVAEETQAAAE, from the coding sequence ATGTCCCAAGTCAACATGCGCGATATGCTGAAGGCCGGTGTGCACTTCGGTCACCAGACCCGTTACTGGAACCCGAAAATGGGTAAGTACATTTTCGGCGCGCGTAACAAGATCCACATCATCAACCTTGAAAAAACCCTGCCAATGTTCAACGAAGCTCTGACTTTCGTAGAGCGTCTGGCCCAGGGCAAAAACAAGATTCTGTTCGTCGGCACCAAGCGTTCCGCTGGCAAGATCGTTGCTGAAGAAGCAGCACGTTGCGGTTCGCCGTACGTCGATCACCGCTGGTTGGGCGGCATGCTGACCAACTTCAAAACCATCCGTGCTTCCATCAAGCGTCTGCGTGACCTTGAAGTGCAAGCCGAAGACGGTACTTTCGCCAAGCTGACCAAGAAAGAAGCGCTGATGCGCTCCCGTGACCTGGAAAAGCTGGATCGTTCCCTGGGTGGTATCAAGGACATGGGCGGTCTGCCAGACGCTCTGTTCGTTATCGACGTTGATCACGAGCGCATCGCGATCACCGAAGCCAACAAGCTGGGCATCCCGGTTATCGGCGTGGTCGATACCAACAGCAGCCCGGAAGGCGTTGACTACATCATCCCAGGCAACGATGACGCAATCCGCGCTATCCAGCTGTACATGGGTTCGATGGCTGACGCTGTAATCCGTGGTCGCAACAATGTTGCCGGCGGCACCGTTGAATTCGTAGCTGAAGAAACTCAGGCTGCAGCTGAGTAA
- the tsf gene encoding translation elongation factor Ts produces the protein MAAITAALVKELRERTGEGMMDCKKALEKAGGDIEKAIDDMRASGAIKAAKKAGNVAAEGAIAIKADDKVAVLLEVNSQTDFLALQDDFKNFVAASVEKAFDEKLTDAAPLIAAQESAREALVAKVGENVNIRRLVRVEGDVVGTYLHGNKIGVAVVLKGGDVQLAKEIAMHVAASNPEFLLPSQVSPEAIEREKGVFLTLNEDKMKGKPAEIVEKMIAGRITKFLAEASLVEQAFVMNPEITVGALAKKAGAEIVSFTYFKVGEGIEKPVDNFAEEVAAQLAAAKQ, from the coding sequence ATGGCAGCAATTACTGCAGCGTTGGTCAAAGAACTGCGCGAGCGTACCGGCGAAGGCATGATGGATTGCAAGAAAGCCCTGGAAAAGGCTGGCGGCGACATCGAAAAAGCCATTGATGACATGCGCGCTTCGGGCGCCATCAAGGCTGCCAAGAAAGCCGGCAACGTTGCCGCTGAAGGCGCTATCGCCATCAAGGCAGACGACAAGGTAGCCGTGCTGCTGGAAGTTAACTCGCAGACCGACTTCCTGGCCCTGCAAGACGACTTCAAGAACTTCGTTGCTGCCAGCGTAGAAAAAGCCTTCGACGAAAAACTGACCGACGCAGCTCCGCTGATCGCCGCTCAGGAATCGGCTCGTGAAGCCCTGGTGGCCAAAGTTGGCGAAAACGTCAACATCCGTCGCCTGGTACGCGTAGAGGGTGACGTTGTCGGCACCTACCTGCACGGTAACAAGATCGGTGTTGCTGTTGTTCTCAAGGGCGGCGATGTTCAGCTGGCCAAAGAGATCGCCATGCACGTGGCGGCAAGCAACCCTGAGTTCCTGCTGCCATCGCAGGTTTCGCCAGAAGCCATCGAGCGCGAGAAGGGCGTCTTCCTGACCCTGAACGAAGACAAGATGAAAGGCAAGCCAGCTGAAATCGTCGAGAAGATGATCGCTGGTCGTATCACCAAGTTCCTGGCTGAAGCCAGCCTGGTAGAGCAAGCTTTCGTCATGAACCCGGAAATCACCGTGGGTGCCCTGGCCAAGAAAGCCGGCGCTGAAATCGTTTCCTTCACTTACTTCAAAGTAGGCGAAGGCATCGAGAAGCCAGTGGACAACTTCGCCGAAGAAGTTGCTGCCCAGCTGGCTGCCGCCAAGCAATAA